The following is a genomic window from Bacillota bacterium.
GGGTTGTTACGCCATCTCTCTATGCGCTTATCGCGTTTGCTCAAGCCCTTTCCCTCCGTGAGTATTCCACAGGGCACCATATATGATACCAGATGGGAGTATTACGTGCAAGGCAGGTTGGGAAGGAGGGGGACCTCCCGGTGACGGAGCTCGCTGGGCGCACGAGCATCGCCATCCCGTTCCACAACCACCTCACTGCCGAGGAGATCGACTACGTCGCCTGCGTCCTCGAGCGGGCGCTCGAGGAGATGCAATAGGCCCGGGTGCAGTTTTCGCGACGGTGGCAGGGCGAGAGCGGTTGCCGTAGAGGCATCGAAAGGTTCATTGACGCGCGGCAGGATCAAGCGATGTCTTGTCGAAGTAGGCTACTGGATATGTTTGGATCATCGTCGGTTTCTCGTCATCGGTCGTGGCATGGGCTCTGGATGCTTGAAACGTCGCATGTTCTGAAGGAAGGGGGCGTAAGACTAAACCGTCAAGTATGCTGTCCGGACAGAGCGTCGCTCTCCAACCGGACCCAGAAAAGAGGCCGACCGGGTGATGCCGATGGCAGAACACAGTCTTCGCATAACCATTGACGGGGAAGAGATCAGAGAAGGGGTACCGCTGCTACTCCTTGCGACAGTCTTCAGCGGCCTGCAGAGCACGATTTACTACATCGCGATGGCCGAATCCGGCCGCGATGTACGCACGAGGGCTCGCGTGCCCGACGATATTCGGACGCAGTACCAGTTGATACGCACGGCGGAGCACAACAGCGCATATACCATTGAAGCCATGTTTGCACCCCCCGTGCAAGCGTCTCTACCATTCGAACCCAACGGGCGGACGGCGGTGCTTGAGAAGTACACGGCCCTTCTGGGTGCCCTTTCGGAATCCGGCGACCGCACGCTGTCAGCGCTGTTTCCTGACACGACATGGCGGAGGAGGATACTCCGGTCCCTGGAGGCTTATTGCCCGAAGAAGGGGGACCAGTGGCACCTAACCGTCAGTCGCGAGCCCAAAGGGAGTACGGCAACTCTTTCAGCCGCGACCCGCGCGCAAATAGTCAAACTCCTTGCTGAACCGGGATTCGAGGAGATGACCGTTAGCGGCGAGCTTGTGCGTATACATCTGGACGAGCACAAGCTTGGGATCTATTATCAGCCGACAAGCCGCGTGCTGGACTGCTACTACGACCCTGAACTGGAGGACCTGATCGTGGAGAATCTGAAAGGAATCGTCCATGTGACCGGCAGGGTCCAACTCGATGCGAACGGGTTTCCTGACAAGATCGTCAATGTTTCCGACATCCGTGCCCTTGACCTTCGACCGCTTGTGCTCAAATCAATCGAGACTGCTGGGGGGAGGCTCGTTCTCAGGCGGGCGGAGTCAGTCAAGCCATCATTTGAGAACGGGGAGGTCGTGTTCGAACTGCCCGACTTGCACATCGTCGCATCGGGCGCCACGCGTGAGGACGCTGTGGAGAAGCTCTTTTCCGATCTCGTCTGGTTGTGGAAGGAGTATGTGCTCGCACCTCACGACGAGTTGTCTCAGGACGCAAGAGAGCTCTCGGAACGTCTTCGTGGGATGATCGAGGAGGCTTCGGTGGGGAATGGGTGAGGCGAACCGTAGGGACGTGGAAAGCGCATTACACAAGAAGGGGTTTCGGCGGTCAAATGGCAGTCACCGCAAGTTCGTGTTCTACACGCGCGGCGGAAAGAAGACGTCGGTGTGGACCGAGATAAGTCACGGGTCCAGCCACAGGGACCTCTCAGAATTCATCCTTCACAAGATGGCTGATCAGTGCCGGCTGTCCTATGCTCAATTCAGACGACTGATCGAGTGCCCCATGTCACGTGAGGAATATGAGGGGCTGCTGGTTCAAAACGGGGATGTAAGAGAATAGGACCTCCAGCATCGGCGAGGGGGACGAGGTTACTGCGACTCCGTTTAGCTTCGGACTCCGCTCAGCTTTGTCGTGTCCGGCAACTGCATCCTCTGTGACGTAGCCGCATTTAACGGCCATCTCCCAAAGCTGGTTAGGGCCGCATACCTTCTCCTTAAGGGCTAACGATTGCCGAAACGCGCGCCTGGTAGGCGTCGATCGTCGAACGTTTGAGCTGCAAAAGCCGTCACTCGAAAGCAGTCAAGGGTCTTGAAGATGGGATGAGAGACTTGTTTCGCCAGGTCCCTCGACGGTACCAAAGGTAATTGGCGACTGCCCCGGCGGTCCAGCTTATGAGAAGCGAGAAGAACAGCGCATCGGGGGACCCTGCATGGTACGTTTGGCTTCTGGTAAGCCATGCCCAGAGATACGCAACGGGCACACGCACTACGACAGTGGTGAACATCGAAATCCACATGGGCGGCATGGTGTCGCCGGCTCCGCGCATGATGCCTCCGAAGACCTGGGAGACCGCCATGGCCACGTATCCCGCGGCCAATATGCGGATCTGCCTTACGCCCAGGCGGATGATCTCCTCGGTTGTGGTGAACATGGTTATCAAGTTCTTGCCGAACAACAACAATAAGGCCACCAGCACAAAGGACGTAGTCAAGCTTATTCTCAGTATGTCCTTTGCTCCCTGGTTGACCCGGTCCATTCTGCCCGCCCCGATGTTCTGGCCGACAAAAGTAGCAATAGCCATGCCGAAGGTGAAGTTGGGCATCATTGCGAAGCCGTCAATTCGCATGACCGCGGTTGTACAGGTCACTACCTGATAGCCCATGCTATTGGCCAGTGCCTGCACGAACACCATGGACATCGAGAAGATCGCCTGCGTAACGCCTGCCGGTAGCCCCAACCGCAGTAGCTGCCCGGTCAGCTTCTTGCAGGGGATTAGGTTCGCGCCATCCATGTTCACGACATCTTTCATACTACACAGCCTGATAATGCACAACACCGCGGAGACGGCTATCGAAATGACCGTTGCCACGGCAGCGCCTGCGACTCCCATATCGAGGCCTGCGACAAACCAGATGTCCAAGACTATGTTCAGGAACGACGTCAGCAGCAGGGTCAGCAATGGAAAGATGGAATTGCCCAGCCCACGCAGGATTCCCGACAATATGTTATAGAATCCGACCCACACGACTCCCCAGAGGATGATGGTGAGGTAGGAGTGGGCCATATCGAATGTCTCCACAGGCGTGTTTGTCAGCTTCAATAGGGAATCCACCAGAGGTATGCCGACAGCCATAACCAGAAGCGAAGACACTGCGATCAGGCTGATGGCATTGCCAATTGCGCGCGAAAGCGACTCTTTGTCCTTGGCCCCATAGTATTGTGCAACCATGATACCTGCGCCCGTCGAGATCGCTATGAAGAGGACATACAGCAGGTTGATAACAGGAAGGGTCGTCCCGATGGCTGAGAGAGCTTTATCACCCACATAGCGACCTACAATGACTGAATCGGTAGTGTTGTACATCTGCTGGGCTAGGTTGCCGATGAGCAAGGGTATGGAAAACCTCAGCAAGGCAGATCTTGGCTTTCCCACCGTCATGTCTTGCGCGCCGAACAGTGCGTTAAGCTTCCTGAACATGCAGCAACCACCTTTTCCCCGATGATTATGCCACCTAAATGCCGATAACGCAATGTAGGGTTTCAAGCTGCCTCATATCCATCCCTCCCTCCCTTGCAAACCGGACGAGGCCCTGCAAACCGAACTAGGTTCTACCCTTGCCATACCCAAGGTCAATCGCGCGTTTGCGCTCCCGATCAGCCGCCGAATAGAGGGTAATTGTCTCCAGGCACAACGGATTGGGCGCTCGTTCCCAGTACAGGCCGGGTTTGGAGTATGCTTCGTCATAGTTGAACACGGGCAACCCTGCCCAACTCCTTTTAGTTCCGGCTGGCCCAGTTAGTCATGCCGAATGTGAACGACGCGTGGATGAACGACGCGCGGAATGGAGTTATAGCCCTCTGCTAGAGATTCGCTGTGCTTGTGGTTCTCCCCCCTCATCGTAAGAGTCAGGCAACGCCCAAGCGGCAATCTGCGGGCGAGCAATCTGCGGGCGGGCTAGCCTCCGCACGCATGGGGCACCGGGTCATCCAGTTTCCATATCGGCAGGCTTTTCCGAAGGAGCTCTTCAGGAAAGGGCGAAATCTCAGCACAGAAGGATCAACATGAGGTCAACATGAGGTGACTCGGCTTTGCGACACATAACCCGTCTCATTGCAATATCGCGCGACTACTGGAGTTGGATGGTACTGGCTTTCATAGCGATGCTGGGGACGACTGCCGCCAACTTGGCAGGCCCTTGGCTGATAAGAAGTCTTGTCGGCACAATTGAGGAAAGCTTCAGCCATGGAACGGCAGGCGCGAGCCAGGTAGTCAAGACGTCGGTGATTCTGCTCCTCGTGTATGCTCTCAGGCCCGCGCTCGCAGCCCTGCAAGTCTGGTCCACTCACGTTGCAGGGTGGGGCAGTGTGGCTGCGGCTCGGAAGCAGATATACGGGCATCTGCAAAGGCTCTCTCCGAAGTACTACTCGGCCACTCAGACAGGGCAGATCATGTCCAGGGCAATCAACGATACAGCCTCTTTTGAGGCTTTGATCGCCCACGTGATCCCCGAGGCCATAGTCAGCCTCCTGACGGTCGGCGGGGT
Proteins encoded in this region:
- a CDS encoding MATE family efflux transporter: MFRKLNALFGAQDMTVGKPRSALLRFSIPLLIGNLAQQMYNTTDSVIVGRYVGDKALSAIGTTLPVINLLYVLFIAISTGAGIMVAQYYGAKDKESLSRAIGNAISLIAVSSLLVMAVGIPLVDSLLKLTNTPVETFDMAHSYLTIILWGVVWVGFYNILSGILRGLGNSIFPLLTLLLTSFLNIVLDIWFVAGLDMGVAGAAVATVISIAVSAVLCIIRLCSMKDVVNMDGANLIPCKKLTGQLLRLGLPAGVTQAIFSMSMVFVQALANSMGYQVVTCTTAVMRIDGFAMMPNFTFGMAIATFVGQNIGAGRMDRVNQGAKDILRISLTTSFVLVALLLLFGKNLITMFTTTEEIIRLGVRQIRILAAGYVAMAVSQVFGGIMRGAGDTMPPMWISMFTTVVVRVPVAYLWAWLTRSQTYHAGSPDALFFSLLISWTAGAVANYLWYRRGTWRNKSLIPSSRPLTAFE